The Verrucomicrobiota bacterium genome includes a region encoding these proteins:
- a CDS encoding Nif3-like dinuclear metal center hexameric protein, with amino-acid sequence MKTVPLKTVVQYCDRRLRTSEIQDYEGAVNGLQVENNGQVSRIVALVDASLATLKLAVAAKADLVLVHHGLFWSPTHPWTGRRRELMELLITNNVAVYSSHLPLDAHPKLGNNAQLCDALGLKKRQPFFFEKGQYLGFKATTRISRAELGNRLSAVLGHPPILLPGGPELCRSIGIVTGGAGSQLKLAAKEGVDTFITGEGPHWTYALAEELGLNVFYGGHYATETFGVKALAAELSQKFKIPWQFIDYPTGL; translated from the coding sequence ATGAAAACGGTCCCGCTCAAAACAGTGGTGCAATATTGTGATCGCCGGTTGCGCACCTCGGAAATCCAGGATTACGAGGGAGCGGTCAACGGGTTACAGGTGGAAAATAACGGGCAGGTCAGCCGCATCGTGGCGCTGGTGGATGCCAGCCTGGCCACCCTCAAGCTGGCGGTCGCCGCCAAAGCGGATCTGGTGCTGGTGCATCACGGACTATTCTGGAGCCCCACCCATCCCTGGACCGGGCGACGGCGGGAGTTGATGGAATTGTTGATCACCAACAACGTGGCCGTGTACAGCTCGCATTTGCCATTGGATGCCCACCCAAAACTGGGCAACAACGCACAGTTATGCGACGCGCTGGGTTTGAAAAAACGCCAACCGTTTTTCTTTGAGAAAGGTCAGTACCTGGGCTTCAAGGCAACCACCCGGATTTCACGTGCCGAGTTGGGAAACAGATTATCTGCCGTGCTTGGGCATCCGCCCATCCTATTACCCGGTGGCCCGGAGCTTTGCCGCAGCATCGGCATCGTCACCGGCGGGGCAGGCAGCCAGTTGAAACTTGCCGCCAAAGAAGGCGTGGATACCTTTATCACCGGCGAAGGACCGCACTGGACCTATGCACTGGCGGAGGAGCTGGGCCTGAATGTTTTTTACGGTGGCCACTACGCCACGGAGACGTTCGGAGTCAAGGCACTGGCGGCGGAACTCTCCCAAAAATTCAAAATCCCCTGGCAGTTTATTGATTATCCAACGGGGCTATAG
- a CDS encoding sulfatase-like hydrolase/transferase produces MKRFYLLAAIAALALPVPNQAADTPRKPNILFVLSDDHSYPFLGCYGTAEMKTPNLDRFAAEGIKFHRMFTTAPQCVPSRASIMTGRSPVACRITRFSSPLPREEVTFPELLKKDAGYFVGVLGRTHHLDGSGNGPEVSERVFQENRMHTFKTRFDYVDVSNQQMVPQRMKEFFDVRPKDKPYFLWVNFNDPHHPWNTGKHPPDPATLKVPGYLPDLPGVRKDLSLYLGEIEHADEDFQTVLDIVKDRAGLENTLVFFMGDNGLAFPSGKGCLHDPGLNVPLLAWWPGVIKPGGDSRVILSGEDIAPTCLQAAGLSVPPFMSGVSFLAELKGEVFTPRSFIFAERGPHGGAAFTEKTAANAVDYSRCARSDHYKLIYNVTPNLRYLPVDSAGDSGWQEITKAHEELRLATEFETLYFTSPRPVYELYDLQNDPNELHNLAGREELAAVERELKEALQKKMILDFDYLPLPIPNDRKPGAAKANANRQNNASREALFEKLDANHDGKLSFEEFSANRDRAEAEAWFKARDTNSDGVLDKEEFLRATLPNAPLRQRNK; encoded by the coding sequence CCTAATCAGGCGGCTGACACGCCGAGGAAACCCAACATTCTCTTCGTGCTCTCCGATGACCATAGTTATCCCTTCCTGGGTTGCTACGGCACCGCTGAGATGAAGACGCCTAACCTGGACCGGTTCGCGGCTGAAGGCATCAAGTTCCATCGCATGTTCACCACTGCCCCGCAGTGCGTGCCCTCCCGGGCTTCGATCATGACCGGTCGGTCTCCGGTGGCCTGCCGCATCACACGGTTTAGTTCGCCGTTGCCACGCGAGGAAGTCACGTTCCCGGAACTCCTCAAGAAGGATGCCGGTTACTTTGTCGGGGTCCTGGGGCGCACGCATCATCTCGACGGTTCGGGCAACGGGCCCGAGGTCAGCGAACGCGTCTTCCAGGAAAATCGCATGCACACCTTCAAGACTCGTTTCGACTACGTGGATGTTTCAAACCAGCAGATGGTGCCGCAACGCATGAAAGAGTTTTTTGATGTGCGGCCCAAGGACAAACCGTACTTCCTGTGGGTAAACTTCAATGATCCGCATCATCCTTGGAATACCGGCAAACACCCGCCGGACCCGGCCACGCTTAAAGTGCCGGGTTACCTGCCTGACCTGCCCGGGGTGCGGAAGGATCTCTCCCTTTACCTGGGTGAAATCGAGCATGCCGACGAAGACTTTCAAACGGTGCTCGACATTGTGAAAGACCGGGCGGGTTTGGAAAACACGCTGGTGTTCTTCATGGGTGACAACGGGTTGGCGTTTCCCAGCGGCAAAGGTTGCCTGCATGATCCGGGCTTGAATGTTCCGCTGCTGGCCTGGTGGCCTGGCGTGATCAAGCCGGGCGGTGATTCCCGGGTTATTCTTTCCGGGGAGGACATTGCACCAACCTGCCTGCAAGCCGCTGGTCTATCCGTGCCGCCTTTTATGAGCGGGGTGAGCTTCCTGGCGGAACTGAAAGGCGAAGTCTTTACTCCCCGGTCATTTATTTTTGCCGAACGCGGTCCCCATGGCGGTGCCGCCTTCACTGAAAAAACCGCTGCCAATGCTGTGGACTACAGCCGCTGTGCGCGCAGCGACCATTACAAGCTGATCTATAACGTCACACCCAACCTCCGTTATCTCCCGGTGGATAGCGCTGGCGACTCCGGCTGGCAGGAGATCACCAAGGCGCACGAAGAACTGCGGCTCGCCACGGAATTCGAGACCCTGTATTTCACCAGTCCCCGTCCGGTGTACGAGCTTTATGACCTGCAAAACGACCCGAACGAACTGCATAACCTCGCCGGGCGCGAGGAACTTGCTGCCGTCGAGCGCGAATTGAAAGAGGCCTTGCAGAAAAAGATGATCCTGGATTTCGACTACCTGCCTTTACCCATCCCCAACGACCGGAAGCCTGGCGCCGCCAAAGCCAACGCGAACCGGCAAAATAACGCATCGCGCGAAGCACTCTTTGAAAAATTGGATGCCAACCATGATGGCAAGCTCAGCTTCGAGGAATTTTCGGCGAACCGCGATCGCGCCGAGGCCGAGGCATGGTTCAAGGCCCGCGATACCAACAGCGATGGTGTTTTGGACAAGGAGGAATTTTTGCGCGCCACGCTGCCCAATGCCCCCTTGCGGCAACGCAACAAGTGA